GGCCGGGGTGCTGCTCGGCGTGGCGGTGACCGGGGTCTTCGCGGCACTGCGGGGGTGGCCGCTGGCGATCCCGCCCGTGGTGCTCGCCGCCGGGCTCGTCGCGACGCTCGTGATCGGGGCGCTGGCCGGGCTGTGGCCCGCGGTGCGAGCAGCACGCACCCCGCCGACGGAGGCGCTGCAGTCGTGAGGCGGGCGCCTCACCACCAGAACGGTGCCTGCGGGCGGTAGGGCTCCTCGAGTCGGCGGACGTCGTCGTCGGTGAGCTCGACGTCCAGGGCGGCGACGGCGTCGGCGAGGTGGTGCGGCTTCGTCGCGCCGACGATCGGGGCCGAGACGACGGGGTTCCGCAGCACCCAAGCCACGGCGACCTGGGCCATCGACACCCCGTGCTCGGCGGCGACCTGCTCGACGGCGTCGATGATCGGGCCGTCCTCGTCGACGTCGAAGGCCTTAGCGACCTCGTCGACGGCGGACCGCTCGGTGGTCGCCCCGCGCGGTCGGGTGAGCCGCCCCTTGCCCTGCGGCGAGTACGGCACGAGCCCGACGCCGAGGTCGGCGCAGAGCGGGATCATCTCGCGTTCCTCCTCGCGCTTCAGCAGGTTGTACTGGTCCTGCATGGTCGAGAAGGGCGTCCAACCGTTGACCACGGCGGCGGTCTGCATCTTCGCGAACTGCCAGGCGAACATGCTCGAGGCACCCGTGTAGCGGACCTTGCCGGCCCTGACCAGGTCGTGGAGCGCCTCCATCGTCTCCTCCACCGGGGTCTCGGGGTCGAAGCGGTGGATCTGGTACAGGTCGACGTGGTCCGTGCCGAGTCGCGTGAGCGAGGCGTCGATCTGCTCGAGGATCGCCTTGCGTGAAAGGCCCGCTCCCCCCGGACCGTCGTGCATGCGACCACTGACCTTGGTCGCCAGCACGACGTCCTCGCGGCGCGAGTACTCGCGCATCGCTCGGCCGACGAACTCCTCGCCGGTGCCCTGCTGGTAGACGTTCGCGGTGTCCCAGAAGGTGACCCCGAGCTCGACCGCCTGGCGGAAGAACGGTGCCGAGGCCGCCTCGTCGAGCGTCCACGAGTGCAGGCCGCGGGTGGGGTCGCCGTAGCTCATGCAGCCGAGGCCGATGCGGCTGACCTGCAGGCCTGTCGTTCCCAGACGGGTGTACTTCACGGTCGTGCCTCCTCGGCGTTCGGGGGTGATGTGGTCTCGATGGCGGGGTCCACGGCATCGGTCGCGCCGGGCGCGCGGCGGTGGAAGAGCGCGGCGATCGCCCAGGGGCCCGGCTCGAGACGCACCGCCATCTCGTCCAGCACCCGCGCCTCCTGCTCTCGGTCGCGTGTGAGGTCGGAGATCTCGCAGGAGGCGCGCCACCACATCGCGAGGCGGCTCACGACCCGGCCGCCTCGCGCGGTTCGCTCGCGACGTCGGGTCGGTCCGGCGCGTCGGCGCGGACGACCGCCGGGTCGGCCTGGGGAGCCGCCCAGCTGGCGAGGAGGCGGAGGCGCTCCTCGGTGGGCGAGCCGGGCTCGGCGCTGTAGACGAGGAAGTTCAGGCCCGGGCGGCCCATCGGCTCCATGGCCTCGTAGACCATGTCGAGCTGACCGACGACCGGGTGGTGGAAGCGCTTCTGGCCCGACGTGTGGTGACGCACCTCGTGGGCGCCCCAGCGGGTGCGGAACTCGTCGCTGCGGGTGGAGAGCTCGCCGATCAGGTCGTGCAGGGCGCGGTCGTGCGGGTCGCGGCCGGCCTCGGTGCGCAGGATCGCGACGTTGATGTCGGCGGCGACCGACCACGACGGGTAGAAAGCCTCGGCGAGCTCACGGTGCAGGAAGACGAACCGGGCGAGGTTCACGGGCCGCTCGTCGAGGGCGTAGAGGTCGGAGTAGAGCGCGCGGAAGAGCGCGTTCTCGGCCAGGACGTCCATGCGGCCGTTGCGGACGAAGGCCGGCCCGGCCGTCACGGCGTCGAGCACGAGCTGCATGCTGCGCGAGACGGTCTCGGGCGGACGGCGTCGTCGCCGGGCGCGCACGGGCGACTCGTTCGCGGCGCGGGCGAGGTCGGCCAGGTGCTCGCGTTCGGCGTCGTCGAGCAGCAGGGCGGTCGCGAGCGAGTCGAGCACGCCCTCGGACACCCCGCCGAGGCGCCCGCGTTCGAGCCGCGTGTAGTACTCGACGCTGACGCCCGCGAGCAGCGCCACCTCGCTCCGCCGCAGTCCGGGCACGCGGCGCCCGGGTCCGCCCGGCAGCTCGACCTGCTCGGGCCGCACCCGCGCCCGTCGGCTGGTCAGGAAGTCGCGGATCTCGCTCTCGGTGTCCATGCCCACGACGCTACGACAGGGGCGGGTCGCGGTGGGATGCCCTGGCGGGGCCTCCCTCGGGCGAGCCTGAGTGCCTCGAACCACATGCGGGACGATGAACCACGAGAAAACGGGACGCATCGTCCCGATCAGGGTTCATCGCGAGCCCGACCGCGCCGCTCGGTAAGATCCGCACGTGCCTTCGACCCTCTACGAGCAGATCGCCGACGAGCTGCGGCGGCGCATCCTGAGCGGCGACCTCGCGGTCGGCGACGACGTGCCGAGCGAGGGCGAGCTGGCCGAGCAGTGGCGCACCTCCCGCGGGCCGATCCGCAACGCCCTCGCCGCCCTCCGCTCCGAGGGCCTGGTCGAGACCCGGCGCGGCCGTCCGGCCCGGGTCGTCGCGCGCAAGGCGCACCATCCGGTCGACGTGTCGATCCCCTTCACCAAGTGGGTGCGCGACGTCGGCGGCGAGCCCGGCGCCCGCACGCAAGAGGTGTCGCTGCGCCGCGCCGACGACGACAAGGCCCGATCGCTCGGCATCGAGCCGGGCGCCCTCGTGGTCGACGTCGTCCGGTTGCGACTCGTCGACGGCCGTCCGACCATGCTCGAGCGCCTGACCTTCATCGAGGAGGTCGGCCGCGTGCTGTTCGACGTCGACCTCGACACGGTGTCGATCACCGAGTACCTGGACTCGCGGGGCTTCGGCTACGCCGACATCGACCACGAGATCGACGCGGTCGCCGCCGACGAGCTCGACGCCGAGCTGCTCGGGGTCGAGCCCGGCACACCGATCCTGCGGCTGCACCGCATCACCCGCGGCCCCGACGGCCGCACCTTCGAGGCCTCGGACGACCGCTACCGCAGCGACATCGTCCGCTTCACCGTCTCGGCGTCGGGCCGGGCCCGCGAGGGCGACCACTTCATCCGCGCGATCGGCCCCTGAGCGGCGGCACCCGCCCCATCACCCCGTCCGAGAACGCAGGAGGCGCGGCGCGGCCCCCGCAGGCCGCCACCGCACCCGGTCACTCGGGTCGGACGCCCACCCGCACCGACCCGCCCGCGGCGGCCGCCGCGATCCCGGCGTCGAGGTCGCGCAGGGCGACGACCTCGCCCACGAGCGCGTCGAGCGGCCAGGCCCCGTGCCGCTCCTCGACGAACCGGACGGCGTCGACGAGGTGCCGCGGGGCGTAGTTGTGCACGCCGCGGAGGGTCACGAGACGTCGGACGACGCTCTCGGCGTCGAGCGGCACCGCCGGGGCGGGGAAGACGCTGCCGACCAGCACGGCCACGCCGCCGACGCCGAGTTCGGCGAGCGCCGACGCCACCGCGTGCCGTGACCCCGAGGCCTCGACGGCGACGAGGGGCGCACCGCCCGCGACGGAGAACGCGGTGGTGAGGCCGTCGTCCGAGTCGGGAGCGGCCGACGGGTCGACCGTCGCGACCGCGCCGAAGCGGACGGCGAGCCGCCGGCGGGCGGGATCGGGGTCGACGACGACCACCCGGGCCCCGGCGTCGGTGGCCAGCGCGGTCGCCGCGAGGCCGATCAGCCCGGCGCCCGTCACGAGGACCACGGCGCCGTCGAGCGGCACGATCGTCGAGGCGGCGTCGAGGGCGGCCACGGCGGTCGCCGTGCCGCACGACACCGGGGCCAGCAGCTCGGCGGGCAGGTCGTCGGCGACCGGCACGATCGCCGTGCCCGATCGCATGTGCACGTGCGTGGCGAAGCCTCCGCTGAGCTCCCACCCCGTGACGAGCCGCTCGTGACCGTACTTCCGCACCGACTCGCACTTCTGCGGCAGCTCGCGTCGGCAGGTCGCGCAGTCACCGCACGACACGGTCAACGACCAGACGACGCGCTGCCCGACGGCGAGCGGTGTCCCGTCGACGGCCACCGCCCCCGGCCCGAGGGCGACCACGCGGCCGACCTGCTCGTGGCCGAGCACGAGCGGCGCGGGCGCGGTCCGGTCGCCCCGGGTGGTGTGCACGTCCGAGCCGCAGATCGTCGCCAGCTCGACCTCGACGAGGGCGTCGCCGGGCGCGAGCACGACCGAGGGCACCGCGACGGCCTCGTGCGGACGGCCGGGCTCGAGCCAGACCATGGCGGTCGGGGCCGGGTCGAGGGGCAGGGCGGCCGGGGAGGCGACGGGCGTCGGGGAGGCGACCCGCGCCTCCTGGTCCGTCGTCCGCGGCAGGGCCGCCGTCACGCGGCGGACGTCGACGACACGGAGGCGGGGACCGCGGCGAAGGCCGGCAACCCGACGAGGTCACGGACGCTGTCGAGCACGACGTCGGCCCCCGCGCCGAGCAGCTGCTCGCGCGTGTGGGCGCCGGTCGTCACGCCGACGACGAGACCGGCGCCGGCCGAGCGCCCCGAGAGGACGTCGCTGACGGTGTCACCGACCACCGCGACGGCGGCGACCGACGACGCCCGGGTGCGCAGCAAGGCGGTCAGCACGAGGTCGGGCGCCGGGCGTCCGCGACCCGCGTCGACGGGCGAGAGGGCGGCGTCGACGGTCCAGCCGAGGGCGTCGAGCAGCCGGTCGCGGGTGGCCGGCGAGAACCCGGTGGCGAGCACGACCGAGACCCCGGAGGCGCGGAGTGCGTCGATCAGGTCGCCCGCGCCCTCGATCGGCTCGACTCCCGATTCGTCGACGAGCTCGCCGTAGGCCACCTCGAACTCGTCGTTCGCCCGTCGCGCGAGCGCCTCGTCGCCACCGGTGAGGTGGCGGAAGACCTCGATCTTCGAGCGGCCCATCGTGTCGCGGACGTACTGCAGGGCCTCGTCGCGGGTCAGCGTCGGCCCGAGGTCGACCCGGTCGGCGACGCGGGCGAAGGCCTGCTCGACCACGCCGTCGTCGACGACGGTCGTGCCGGCCATGTCGAGCACGACGAGCTCGATCGGGGTGGCGGCGTCGGCGGTCGCGGCGTCGAGGATCGCGGCCTCGGCGGTGGGGGTGGCGGGGGTCGCGGTGCTCATGCGGTGAGGCTCTCTGTGAGGGGCGAGGTGACGGTCGAGGTGACGGTCGAGGTGAGGGTCGAGGTGAGGGCGGCGGGGTCGAGCGCCCGGTCGCGCCCGCCGTCGAGGTGCGCCCCGACGACGTGCTCGGCGAGCCCGAGTCCGGTGGTCATGCCGATGCCGGTCGAGACGACCGTGACGAGCACGCCCGGGGCGACCTCGTCGACGACGAACTCGTCGCGGCCCGAGGCGTAGACGCCCTGCCACCGCTCGGTGACGACCGGCTCGGCGCCGAACAGCACCCGGAACTCGTCGAGGAAGGCGTCGGCGACCCGCTCGTCCTGGAACGGCGCGATCGCGGCGCCCTTCCGGTGGCTGTCGCCGACGATCACCGAACCGTCGGGCAGCTGCGTGTACATCTGGTTGAGGTCCATCGCGGCGAGGTCGGGGCGCTCGGCGTGCAGTCGGGACCGCACCGCCTCCGCCGCGCCGGTGCCCGCGAACGCGCTGTAGCGGATCAGCGACCACCCGGTCAGCAGCGGAGCGACGAGCGGTCGGGCGAGGTCGGCCCGCACCCGCAGCATGTCGAGGCCGCACCGCTCGAGGGCGTGTCGGTCGGCGAGGTCGGGCAGCAGCTGGTCGAGGTCGTGGTTGGTCGCGACGACGACCGTCCCGGCGTAGATCGGGCCGCGGCTCGTCTCGACGCGTCCCGATGAGACCGACCCCACGGAGGTGCGGGTCAGGAAGCGCACCCCTCGCGTCTCGAGGTGCCGGCGGATCGCGTCCGCCGCCTGTCGGGGGTCGACCTGCAGGTCGTACGGCAGGAGCGCCCCGCCGACGACCGCACCCGGAGCGACCGGGGCCAGGGAGGACAGTTCGGCCGCGTCGAGCCGCTCGATCTCGGGCCGGTCGCCCAGCACGCGGTCGGTGCGGGCGAGGGCCAGCTCGTCGAGCAGGTCGAGTTCGTCGACGTGCCGGGTGGCGACGAGCGTGCCGCGCTCCGACAGCCAGAAGCCGGCGTCGCGGGCCAGCCGCAGCCAGAGCTCACGGGCGGTGAGGGCGTGGCGGCGGGCCTCGCCGCTCTGCGGGGTGAGGCAGAGGTGGCCGAAGTTGCGCACCGTCGAGCCGCCGATCACCGGGGAGCGGTCGACCACCAGCACCGAGAGCCCGCGGTCGGCGGCGGCGAGCGCGGCCCCCAGGCCGACGATGCCCGACCCGACGACGACCACGTCGTGCGGAGCCGCCGCGTGCCGGGCCGTGTCGTGTGACGTGATCATCGGAACACCCTCCGCATCCAGATCGCGAGCCCTTCGACGGCCAGCACCGTGACGAGGATCATCAGCACGATCGCCGTGACCGTCCCGTAGTTCGAACCCTGGCTGGCGTTGAGCAGGTAGTAGCCGACTCCCCCGGCGCCCACGATGCCGAGCAGGGTCGCGGCTCGCAGGTTGGTGTCGAGCATGTAGAAGGTGTGGCCGATCAGGGCACGGGTGCCCTGGGGCAGGGTCGCCCCCGCGTAGACCTGCACGCGGCCGGCCCCGGTGGCCGAGAGGGCGCGCTCGGGGCCCGGTGAGACCTCCTCGAACGAGTCGGCGAGCAGCTTGCCGAGCAGCCCGACGCCGCCGAGGGCCAGGGCGAGGGTCCCTGCCTGCGTGCCGAGCCCGGTCACGACGATCAGCACGATGGCGAGGATCACCTCGGGCACGCCGCGGATGCCGACGAGCAGCAGGCGCATGCCGCTGCGCACCCCGCGGCTCGGGGCGACGTTGCGGGCCGCGAGCGATCCGATCACGATCGAGGCGACGAGGGTCAGCACGGTCGCGGCGAGCGCGATGGCGATCGTCTCGCCCATGGCGGCGACCATCGTCGAGGCCTCGTAGCTGCCGAACGACGGCGGCCAGAACTGCGTCGCCACGGCGGGCACCTTCGCCCAGACGGTGACGAGGTCGGACCAGGCGATGTCGCAGACGGCGATGCTGGCGACGACCACGGCGGCGGCGAGCCACCCCCACGAGACGTCGCGCCGGCGGGTGCGGTCCCACGGGCGGCGCAGGGCGGCCTCGACGGTGGTGACCGCGGGACGGGACGGAGCGGGGTGACCGGCACCGCGCCTCCTGGTGGCCCGACGGACGACGCGGTCGCCGAGACCGCGGCCGGTCGGCGCGATGCCGAGCATGGCGGCGCGGACGCTGCTCGAGACGACCTCCATCACGACGCAGAGCACGAAGATGACGAGGGCGTAGCCGAGGCCGAGCCCGTAGTCGAGCGACTTGAAGGCGAACGACATCTCCATGCCGAGGCCGACGACGCCGACGTAGCCGAGGATCACGCTGCCCCGCAGGTTGATGTCGTTGCGGTGCAGCACGGTCGCCACCCACGAGGGCAGCACCTGCGGCAGCACGCCGGCGGTGAACTGCTGCAGTCGGCTGCCTCCGGCGGCGCGGATCGCGGTGCGCGGCCCCTCGTCGATCTGCTCGATCGCGTCGGCGAAGAGCTTCGAGATCATGCCGACCGAGTGCAGGCCGATGGCGAGGATTCCGGGCAGCGTGCCGAGCGAGAAGAGCAGCACGAACACCATGGCGAGCACGACGTCGGGCACGGCCCGGGCGAGCACGGTCACGAAGCGGGCGGCGGCGCGCCAGACGGGGCCGGGGGTCGTGTTCGAGGCGGCGAGCACGGCGACCGGGACGGACAGGACGGCCGCGAGCAGGGTGCCGCAGATCACGAGGCCGAGGGTGAGCGCGGTGAGCTGCAGCAGCTCACCGACCGGCGGGAACTCGATCGCCCCGACCCGGCCGAAGAACCGTTCGGCGTTGGCCCAGCTCTGCAGCATGCGCGCGAGGTCGATGTCGACGCTCCGCAGGGCCACGAGGCTCGCGATCAGCAGGGCGAGCAGCGTGAGGCCGGCCGCGACGCGCTCGGGCGAGACCCGGCGACGAGGAGGCGCGGTGACGGGAGCGGGAGCGGCCCCGGTCGTGCGCGGACGCTCGGTGACGGCGGTCATCGGACGGCGTCCCCGGAGACGGACGCCGCGCCTCCTGCGGTGCCCGGGGTGACTCGGGTGCCCGCGGCGCCCGGGGCGCCCGCGACCCCCACGGCGCTCAGTTCGAGCTCGATGGCCTCGAACTGGTCGGTGCTCGTGGCGACGCGGCCGTAGATCTCCATGACCTGCGCCTTGGTGAGCCCCTCGGTCTCGGTGTCGAGCACGACGCGGCCGTGGCGCAGGCCGACGATGCGGTCGGCCCACGAGAGGGCGAGGTCGACCTGGTGCAGGCTGCAGATCACGGTCAGCCCCTCGTCGGCGGCGATCTCGCGGATCAGCGCCATCACCTGGTCGCTCGACTCGGGGTCGAGCGAGGCGACCGGCTCGTCGGCGAGCAGCACCTGGGGACGCTGCATGAGCGCCCGGGCGATGGCGACGCGCTGCTGCTGGCCGCCCGAGAGGGTGTCGGCGCGCTGGTAGGCGCGGTCGAGCAGGCCGACGCGGTCGAGCCGGGTGAGGGCCTCGGCCTTGGCGGCGCGACCGTACGACCAGAGCCCGAGGCGGGGCCCGCGCACGGTGGCGAGCGAGCCGGTCAACACGTTCTCGAGCACGGTCAGCGACGGCACGAGTTCGAACTGCTGGAAGATGAACCCCACCTCGCTGCGCAGCCGCCGCAGGGCCCGACCGGTGAGGTCGGTGACCTCGCGGCCGAGCACCGTGACGCGGCCTCCGGTCGGACGCTCGAGGCCGTCGACGTGGCGCAGCAGGGTGGACTTGCCGGAGCCGGACAGGCCCAGCAGCACGACGACCTCGCCGCGTCGGACGCTCAGCGAGGCGTCGTCGAGCGCGACGGTGTCGCCGAAGCGCTTGGTGATGCCGTCGAGCCGGACGACGGTCTCGGCGGGGGCGGTGTGCGGGTTCATGTTCGTCTCCGGTTCGTCGTGCTCGGACCCCAGGAAGTCGCCGAGACACTCACGCGCGCGCGAGGGTCTCGGCGACTTCCTGGGGTGTGGGAGGTGCTACGTCGTGCGGGTCAGGCCTTGCACTGCGACGCGTTCGTCTTCTCGCAGATGTCGCGGATCTGGTCGTAGTACGCGTCGTCGACCGGGGTGGTCTGGAAGAACACGGCGCGGAAGCCCTCGCTGTCGGCGCCCTCGATGCCCGCGGCGACCATGTCGTCGGCGGTGACGTTCGAGAGGATGTCCTTCAGCTGGGCCTTGACGTCGTCGGGCAGCGAGTTCGACTCGACGATCGGGGCACCGGGCACCATCTGCTGGTCGATGACCTCGACGGCGTCGCTCTTGGCGACCTCGCTGTCCTCGGCGAAGCCGGCGTCGCACTCGGTGCCCTCGCCGACCTTCTGCACGCTGACGTCGTGCTTGCCGGCGAAGACCGGGGTGATGTCCTTCTCGGGGTCGATGCCGGCCTCGAGCAACGCGTAGCTCGGGAACAGGTAGCCCGAGGTCGACGACGGGTCGACGAAGCAGATCTTCTTGCCCTTCATGTCGGCGATCGACGTGATGTCGCTGCCCTTCGGCACGATGGCCTGCGAGTAGTAGCCGGGCTCCTGGCCCTCGGCCGTCGTGATCGACGAGATCGGGGTCAGCTCGGCACCGTTGTTCGTGGCGGTGACGTAGGTGAAGCCCGAGAACGACGCGACGTCGATCTGGCCGGCGATGCTCGCCTCGATCAGGGCCGCGTAGTCGGTGGACTCGTGGTACTCGACCGTCTTGCCGGTCTCCTTCGCGATGTAGTCCATCAGAGGCTGGTAGTTCGTCTCGGTGTCGACCGAGTCGGGCACGACGCCGAAGACGAGCGTGCTGTCGTCGACCGCGTAGCCGCCGGCCGCGTCGGCCGAACCGGTGGCCGAGGAGGCGGGGGTCGAGCAGGCGGACAGCGTGACGGCGAGCAGGGCGGCGCCGACGAGGGCGGTCGCGGCGCGGGGACGGCGGAGGGTCATGACGGCCTTTCGGGTGGGAGCAGGACGTGACGATGCTGGCACGCGCCCGACCGACATAGGAACCTACCTTCGGCCTCGTTCAACGAGAGTTCACCTCTTGTCTGCCTAACCTGGGCGGGGCGTCCGCCGAGTCGAGACGGAGGGGGTGGCCACCGGGCCGAGACGGAGTGCCGTCGCGGCCATGACGGGTCCAGGTGCGGCGGTCTACCCTCGGACGACCACCCCGCCCTGCTCCCGCGACGAAGGCCTCCGCATGCGACACGACGACGGCACCCCCGACGACCCGGCCCTTCCGCCCGACGCGCCCCGCGTCCCCGATGCTCCGGGCGCGTCCGGTGCTCTGGGCGACTTCCCGGTTCCGGGCACCCCCGACGCCTCGGACGACGACCTCGAAGCCTGGTCGGACGAGGCGCACCGTGAACTCGAGCTGCTCGTCGCCCGTGACCGTGAGGCCGAACTGGCCCGTCGGCACGAGGCCGAGCGCGTCGCCCGGGTCGAGCGTGCCGAACGCGCCGCCCGCCTCGAGCAGGAGCGCCGTCACCGTGAGGCCGAGCTCCCGCCCGAACTGCGTGACGCCGACGACGAGCCGTACGACGGTGGGCCGAGGCGCCGACTCGTCATGGGGTCGTCGAAGGTGCTGGCCGCGGTGGCGCTGCTGGCGGCGGTCGCCGTCGCGGTGACCGGATTCCTGTAGGCCGACCCGCGCCTCCTGGGCTCGTGCGTCCGTGAACCCGCTTTCGAACGATGCACCCGGAAGCTTCTGGGTTCATGGTTCGAAACCGGGTTCATGGTGGGCGGCGGCCCGGGCGAGGCCCGTCAGAGGGCGAGCAGGGCGATGCCGCCGAGCACGACCACCGACGCGGCCAGCCGCTTCACCAGCGAGCCCTCACGCAGCACGAGGGCGCCGAACACGGCCACCATCACGACGCTCGTCTCGCGCGCCGGGGCGACGAGGGCGACCGGAGCCGTCCGGATCGCCGTCAGCACGAGGATGTACGACAGCGGCGACAGCACCCCGAAGGCCAGCACGCGCGGCCAGTGGGCACGCGCGACGGCGACGAGCTCGCCCCGCCGCCGACCGAGCGACGCGCTGTAGAAGCCGACCTCGACGAGGGTCACGCCGACCATGAACGACACGGGCGAGAGGTCCCAGGTGCGCAGGGCGTGGGCGTCCCAGATCGTGTAGCTCGCGATGGCGAGGCCGGTGAGCAGGCCCCAGGCGATGCCGGGGTCGAGGCGGCGGGACCGACGGCCCGGGGCGGACGGCGTCGACGCGGTCGACGGCCCGTGCAGGAGGCGCGGTGCCGGAGAGCCGGCCGGCCGCCGGTCGATCAGTCCGGTCGCCACGACCCCCGCGACCACCACGGCGATGCCGACGACGGCCGTCACCGAGAGCTGCTCGCCGAGCAGCAGGACGGCGAGGCCGGCGCTGACGGCAGGGCCGCTGCCGCGAGCCGTCGCGTAGACGGTCGACAGGGTGCCGACCGCGTAGCCGCGCTGCAGCACCGTCATGTAGACGACGTGCAGCACGGCCGAGACGCCTGCTCCGACCGCGAGGCCGCCGACGCTCGCACCGAGGCCGCCCGTGAACGGGACGACCGGCAGCCAGAGCACGGTGCTGGCGACGGCACCCCACCAGAGGAAGGGCGTGCCGAGGCGGCTCACGCCGTGGGCGACGACGTTCCAGCCGGCGTGGCAGACGGCGGCGGCGAGGACGAGCAGGAGGGCGGTGGTGGACATGCGAGGACCCATCGGCTCGGCGCGGGGCGCGCCGAACGGGTCCTCCAGGCTTTTGTCCGTTCAGATGACGGCCCGGCGATGGCGCCCGACCGTGGCGCCGCTCGGACCAGTCGGATCGTGGGACCCCGGAACCCTAGGCGCTGTCGTGGCGAGCGTAGGGGTGGCGGGTGTCCGGTGGGTGAACTCGTGTCGCGATGAACCCCGTTTCGAACGATGAACCCGGAAGCTTCCGGGTGCATCGTTCGAAACCCGGTGCGAGGGCGGCAGCGGAGCGGTTGAGCCGCGGTCTACATGGATCAGCGGGACGAAAGCCGATCTTGACGCCACGACACGCGTCAATCTAGTC
This genomic interval from Frigoribacterium sp. Leaf415 contains the following:
- a CDS encoding phosphate/phosphite/phosphonate ABC transporter substrate-binding protein encodes the protein MTLRRPRAATALVGAALLAVTLSACSTPASSATGSADAAGGYAVDDSTLVFGVVPDSVDTETNYQPLMDYIAKETGKTVEYHESTDYAALIEASIAGQIDVASFSGFTYVTATNNGAELTPISSITTAEGQEPGYYSQAIVPKGSDITSIADMKGKKICFVDPSSTSGYLFPSYALLEAGIDPEKDITPVFAGKHDVSVQKVGEGTECDAGFAEDSEVAKSDAVEVIDQQMVPGAPIVESNSLPDDVKAQLKDILSNVTADDMVAAGIEGADSEGFRAVFFQTTPVDDAYYDQIRDICEKTNASQCKA
- a CDS encoding EamA family transporter, producing MSTTALLLVLAAAVCHAGWNVVAHGVSRLGTPFLWWGAVASTVLWLPVVPFTGGLGASVGGLAVGAGVSAVLHVVYMTVLQRGYAVGTLSTVYATARGSGPAVSAGLAVLLLGEQLSVTAVVGIAVVVAGVVATGLIDRRPAGSPAPRLLHGPSTASTPSAPGRRSRRLDPGIAWGLLTGLAIASYTIWDAHALRTWDLSPVSFMVGVTLVEVGFYSASLGRRRGELVAVARAHWPRVLAFGVLSPLSYILVLTAIRTAPVALVAPARETSVVMVAVFGALVLREGSLVKRLAASVVVLGGIALLAL